A portion of the Candidatus Methylacidithermus pantelleriae genome contains these proteins:
- a CDS encoding diacylglycerol/lipid kinase family protein, producing the protein MIEPVCIIFNPAARGQKAGRLYRRLQTIAPEAQIYCTEKTGDARSLAKLAVEEGYPLIVAAGGDGTVNEVVNGVAGNPVVLGVLPLGTVNVVAWELGIPRQLEVAWKVVRQGTTRRLDLGRANGRYFVQMFGAGLDAQALQRTSAPFRRTFGPASYVVHAIRISLERRCPTLVIESCGRVRGQGAFLLVGNGRFYGGPFRVFPTARPDDGVLDVCLFEKADFWPLLRYASGVLSGRHPHVRGVSYFPCRDLRVASHGEVPYQVDGEVAGSLPCRVEVLPSSLQVRVGAR; encoded by the coding sequence GTGATCGAGCCTGTTTGTATCATTTTTAACCCGGCCGCCCGGGGCCAGAAGGCAGGCCGGCTGTACCGGAGGCTTCAAACGATAGCGCCGGAGGCGCAAATCTATTGCACGGAAAAGACAGGTGACGCTCGCTCTTTAGCAAAGCTTGCCGTTGAGGAGGGGTACCCCCTCATCGTGGCTGCCGGCGGAGACGGTACTGTCAATGAGGTGGTTAACGGCGTTGCCGGTAACCCGGTGGTGCTCGGTGTCCTTCCCCTAGGCACTGTAAACGTGGTAGCCTGGGAGCTTGGGATTCCTCGCCAGCTAGAGGTCGCTTGGAAGGTAGTCCGCCAAGGAACCACGCGGAGGCTTGACCTGGGGAGAGCCAACGGGCGGTATTTCGTCCAAATGTTTGGAGCTGGCCTGGACGCTCAGGCTCTGCAGAGAACATCGGCGCCCTTTCGTCGCACCTTCGGCCCTGCGAGCTACGTGGTGCACGCGATTAGGATTTCCCTGGAGCGACGCTGCCCAACCCTGGTTATCGAATCCTGTGGCCGGGTGAGAGGGCAAGGTGCTTTCCTTCTTGTGGGAAACGGGCGGTTCTACGGAGGGCCCTTCCGGGTTTTTCCCACCGCTCGGCCCGACGATGGCGTTCTGGATGTCTGCCTTTTTGAGAAGGCGGATTTTTGGCCGCTTTTGCGATATGCCTCTGGCGTGCTGAGCGGGCGCCATCCTCACGTGCGCGGGGTCTCCTATTTCCCGTGCAGGGATCTTCGGGTGGCCAGTCACGGGGAAGTCCCCTATCAAGTGGATGGGGAGGTGGCGGGGAGTTTGCCGTGCCGCGTGGAGGTACTCCCCTCGTCTCTCCAGGTCCGTGTGGGCGCGCGATAG
- the rsmD gene encoding 16S rRNA (guanine(966)-N(2))-methyltransferase RsmD → MAIRIIAGVARGRLLEVPRRMTLRPASSRLKVALFSHLAERIPEAKVLDLFAGTGAYGIEALSRGAREATFVDTQPEAVRCIQRNLQSLGFAAQARVVRASAQIFLQKDGNRYDLIFAGPPYQKKHLRVDEIPLLSAVAQRLSPQGLFIWEFCRWNEVVLPSLWQISWEKAFGETRVWVLRLTGAPEKRLSEPPGT, encoded by the coding sequence ATGGCGATCCGTATTATTGCCGGCGTCGCACGGGGGCGATTGCTGGAAGTTCCCCGCAGAATGACCTTACGTCCCGCCTCCTCCCGATTAAAAGTGGCCCTTTTTTCCCACCTGGCAGAGCGAATCCCAGAGGCCAAGGTGCTGGACCTTTTTGCAGGCACCGGAGCCTACGGGATCGAAGCTCTTAGCCGGGGCGCAAGGGAAGCTACCTTCGTTGACACCCAGCCGGAGGCGGTTCGCTGTATCCAAAGAAATCTCCAATCCCTGGGCTTTGCGGCACAAGCCAGGGTGGTTCGGGCTTCTGCCCAAATTTTCCTGCAAAAAGACGGAAATCGGTACGACCTCATTTTTGCTGGGCCTCCTTACCAGAAGAAGCACCTTCGCGTTGACGAAATACCGCTCCTTTCGGCGGTGGCCCAGCGACTCTCTCCGCAAGGGCTATTTATTTGGGAATTTTGCCGGTGGAACGAGGTCGTTCTCCCTAGCCTCTGGCAGATCTCTTGGGAGAAGGCTTTTGGAGAAACCCGAGTTTGGGTTCTTCGCTTGACGGGCGCTCCGGAGAAGCGGCTTTCGGAACCCCCTGGTACATAA
- the rpsJ gene encoding 30S ribosomal protein S10 codes for MAPATRIRIRLKSFDHRLLDRAAAEIAETARRTGSAVSGPIPLPTRIERFTVNRSPHVDKKSMDQFEIRTHKRLIDIIEPTARTVDELKKLNLPAGVDIRVRV; via the coding sequence ATGGCACCAGCTACGCGGATTCGGATTCGGCTCAAATCGTTTGATCACCGGTTGTTGGATCGAGCGGCGGCGGAGATTGCCGAAACGGCTCGGCGGACTGGTTCTGCGGTCTCAGGGCCAATCCCGTTGCCGACTCGAATTGAGCGGTTTACGGTGAACCGCTCGCCGCATGTCGATAAAAAAAGCATGGACCAGTTTGAGATCCGAACCCACAAGCGTTTGATCGATATTATCGAGCCGACGGCACGGACGGTGGACGAGTTAAAGAAGCTCAACCTTCCGGCCGGGGTCGATATCCGCGTAAGGGTGTAA
- the pyrE gene encoding orotate phosphoribosyltransferase, with the protein MSEQNISQSDASVLAILRETGALLEGHFILRSGLHSRVFVQCARVLQYPWIAQELSEKLAEKLPFHSFDCVVSAAYGGILVGHELARILRVRHFFTEKEGGKLRLRRFFLSPKEKVLVAEDVITTGSAVRETLQAVEEAHAEPLAVACLVDRSVTPLELGVPIFSLLRLPIEVYPPGELPKDLQKIPAVKPGSR; encoded by the coding sequence ATGAGCGAGCAGAACATTTCCCAATCGGACGCTTCGGTCCTTGCCATCCTGCGGGAAACCGGAGCCCTTCTTGAGGGTCACTTTATCCTTCGATCCGGTTTACATTCCCGGGTCTTTGTCCAGTGTGCTCGCGTGCTTCAATACCCCTGGATTGCTCAGGAACTTTCAGAAAAGCTCGCGGAAAAACTCCCGTTTCACTCCTTTGATTGCGTGGTTTCTGCAGCCTACGGGGGTATCCTGGTGGGTCACGAACTAGCTCGAATTTTGCGCGTTCGCCATTTTTTTACGGAAAAAGAAGGAGGAAAACTTCGACTGCGGCGTTTTTTTCTTTCTCCAAAAGAAAAGGTTCTGGTTGCCGAGGATGTGATTACGACGGGTAGTGCCGTCCGAGAAACTCTCCAGGCGGTTGAGGAAGCCCATGCAGAACCCCTGGCTGTTGCTTGCCTGGTCGATCGAAGCGTAACTCCGTTAGAGCTGGGGGTGCCCATCTTTTCGCTCCTCCGCCTGCCGATCGAAGTCTATCCGCCGGGCGAATTACCGAAAGATTTACAAAAGATCCCCGCGGTTAAGCCTGGCAGTCGATAG
- the purB gene encoding adenylosuccinate lyase — MIERYSREPMRSLWTEQARLERWWQVELCVAQVLAEQGVIPQEDVQEIASRARYTLEEIEQRERETRHDVLAFVEVVARSVGPAGRWIHYGVTSSDIVDTALALQLRDSLEILLRDVREIREVVGFQARTYAWTPMIGRTHGVHAEPITLGVKWALCYDEFGRAERRLQWAKEEVSVGKISGAVGTYVHIDPEVEKKVCERLGLRYGASSQVVPRDRHALCMSVLATVASTVERWAMELRHLHRTEVKEVLESFAPGQKGSSAMPHKQNPVRLERLCGLARLLRGYAVAAWENVPLWHERDISHSSVERIIFPDGMILLDFMLGEFASLARTVRVDPQRMKENLERSQGRYASEALLLELVQRGLSRKEAYEIVQRVAFTSDSSGQPFWLAASQDPVMSKWLSEAQLQKLGSLEGYLRHVPAVFQRAGLELEGENCS, encoded by the coding sequence ATGATCGAGCGTTACAGCCGTGAACCGATGCGCTCTCTTTGGACGGAACAGGCCCGGCTGGAACGCTGGTGGCAGGTTGAGCTTTGCGTGGCTCAGGTTCTAGCAGAACAGGGGGTCATTCCCCAGGAGGACGTCCAGGAGATTGCATCCCGGGCACGCTACACGCTCGAGGAGATCGAGCAAAGGGAAAGAGAGACACGGCACGACGTTCTAGCGTTTGTGGAAGTGGTAGCCCGTTCCGTAGGACCTGCGGGTCGGTGGATCCACTATGGCGTGACTTCTTCAGATATAGTGGACACCGCCCTTGCCTTGCAGCTGCGGGACAGCTTGGAAATTCTCCTCCGGGACGTGCGGGAGATCCGGGAGGTCGTAGGCTTTCAAGCGCGCACCTACGCTTGGACTCCGATGATCGGCCGTACGCACGGTGTCCATGCAGAGCCGATCACCTTAGGGGTCAAATGGGCTCTCTGTTACGACGAGTTTGGTCGGGCAGAAAGGCGCCTGCAATGGGCGAAAGAGGAGGTCTCGGTGGGAAAAATCTCCGGAGCGGTGGGTACCTATGTTCACATCGATCCGGAGGTCGAAAAAAAGGTATGCGAGCGGCTCGGCCTGCGTTACGGAGCTTCCTCCCAGGTGGTGCCGAGGGATCGGCATGCGTTGTGCATGAGTGTCCTTGCGACGGTAGCGAGCACGGTGGAGCGATGGGCGATGGAGCTTCGTCACCTTCATCGGACGGAAGTAAAGGAGGTGCTTGAGTCGTTTGCCCCTGGGCAAAAGGGATCAAGCGCGATGCCTCACAAGCAAAACCCCGTGCGATTGGAAAGGTTGTGTGGGCTAGCGCGCCTTTTGCGAGGATATGCGGTAGCGGCTTGGGAAAATGTTCCCCTATGGCATGAGCGGGATATCAGTCATTCGAGCGTCGAGCGGATCATATTTCCCGACGGGATGATTCTTCTCGATTTTATGCTCGGGGAGTTCGCTAGCTTGGCCCGTACCGTGCGAGTGGATCCTCAGCGGATGAAGGAAAATCTGGAAAGGTCCCAGGGTCGATACGCGTCCGAAGCGTTGCTTTTGGAGCTTGTCCAGCGGGGACTTTCTCGAAAAGAGGCCTATGAGATCGTGCAAAGGGTGGCTTTTACTTCAGATAGTTCCGGACAGCCGTTCTGGTTAGCGGCAAGCCAAGATCCGGTCATGAGCAAATGGTTATCGGAAGCTCAGCTACAAAAGCTTGGTTCGCTTGAGGGGTATCTCCGGCATGTGCCGGCCGTTTTCCAGCGGGCCGGGTTAGAGCTGGAGGGCGAAAATTGTTCCTAG
- the rpsG gene encoding 30S ribosomal protein S7 has product MARRHRAEKRVLLPDPRYGSVLVTRLINTVMREGKKPKAEKIVYYAIERANEGRKEADPLEILEKAIDNVKPKLECKSRRVGGATYQVPVEVPPDRQVSLALRWIVGFAKRKKGLPMREALAQELKDAALGTGNAVRRRDEVHRMAHANRAFAHLRF; this is encoded by the coding sequence ATGGCTCGACGACATAGAGCAGAAAAGCGTGTGTTACTCCCCGATCCACGATACGGGTCGGTGCTGGTTACCCGTTTGATTAACACGGTCATGCGGGAGGGGAAAAAACCCAAGGCGGAAAAGATCGTTTACTACGCCATTGAACGGGCCAACGAGGGCCGAAAGGAAGCCGATCCTTTAGAGATTTTGGAAAAAGCGATCGACAATGTTAAGCCCAAGCTGGAGTGCAAGTCCCGCCGGGTGGGTGGGGCAACCTACCAGGTTCCTGTCGAGGTCCCTCCGGACCGGCAGGTCTCCTTGGCCTTGAGATGGATTGTGGGGTTTGCTAAGCGGAAGAAGGGCTTGCCCATGCGCGAGGCTCTTGCTCAGGAGCTGAAGGATGCAGCGCTGGGGACGGGAAATGCGGTGCGCCGGCGTGATGAGGTCCACCGGATGGCCCATGCCAATCGCGCGTTTGCGCACTTGAGATTCTAG
- the fusA gene encoding elongation factor G produces MATATEAEIQFSQKNSPKRPYPLERTRNIGICAHIDAGKTTLTERILFYTGTIHRMGEVHEGTTVTDWMEQERERGITITSAAITCFWPEKPEGDLVKVFPGEKFRINIIDTPGHVDFTAEVERSLRVLDGAIAVFCGVAGVQPQSETVWRQANKYKVPRIAFINKMDRVGADFDRAVREIRERLGANAWPVLLPLGKEDRFRGQIDVINQRAIVYSDHDRLGSTYEISEIPEELRKEAQIARRELIEALAELDDEMASLYLEEKDPTPLQIKLAIRRLTVRNQFVPVVAGSAFRNKGVQSLLDAIVDYLPSPLDIDPARGQHPETGEEVCVYPDDRGPFCGIAFKIWTDPFVGKLVYCRVYSGHLERGDTVYNPRTRKRERVSRILQTQADKREDIAEIFSGDIAALVGVREVTTGDTLVEENFEVILEPPSFPEPVLSMAVEPKTKADREKMVAGLQRLMEEDPTFRVGTDEETGEVIISGMGELHLEIIRDRLLREFGVPTNAGAPQIAYRETITRKSGGEGKLIKQTGGRGQYGHVILEVEPLPRGKGIEMESKVVGGNIPKEYIPACYKGIQEALQSGVVLGSPVTDLKVTILDGSYHEVDSSELAFKMAAIFAVKDALKKASPIVLEPIMKVEVTTPNEFQGDILGDLTRRRGRILHVETKPTGSVILAEVPLAEMFGYVNDLRSMSKGRASYSMEPCRFEEVPASIVAALTKQGKG; encoded by the coding sequence ATGGCTACCGCAACCGAAGCAGAGATCCAGTTTTCTCAAAAAAATTCTCCAAAACGGCCGTATCCGTTGGAGCGGACGCGCAATATCGGGATTTGTGCCCACATTGATGCAGGAAAGACGACCCTAACGGAGCGGATCTTGTTTTACACGGGAACGATCCACCGGATGGGAGAGGTTCATGAGGGGACGACGGTCACGGATTGGATGGAGCAGGAACGGGAACGAGGGATCACCATCACATCGGCGGCCATTACGTGCTTTTGGCCCGAGAAACCGGAAGGGGATCTCGTGAAGGTGTTCCCCGGAGAAAAGTTTCGTATCAATATCATCGACACCCCCGGTCATGTGGACTTCACGGCGGAGGTGGAACGCTCGCTTCGGGTTCTCGATGGCGCCATTGCGGTATTTTGCGGGGTCGCGGGTGTTCAGCCCCAGTCGGAGACCGTTTGGCGACAAGCCAATAAGTATAAGGTTCCGCGAATTGCGTTCATTAACAAAATGGACCGGGTTGGGGCGGATTTTGATCGTGCCGTTCGGGAGATTCGGGAACGCTTAGGGGCCAATGCGTGGCCCGTGCTTCTGCCCTTGGGGAAGGAGGATCGATTCCGCGGGCAAATCGATGTGATTAACCAGCGAGCCATTGTCTATTCGGATCACGACCGGTTGGGTTCCACCTACGAAATTTCGGAAATTCCAGAAGAGCTTCGTAAGGAAGCCCAGATCGCGCGCAGGGAGCTCATTGAGGCTTTGGCTGAGCTGGATGACGAAATGGCCAGTCTTTATCTGGAAGAAAAGGATCCGACCCCGCTCCAGATAAAACTCGCCATTCGGAGGCTGACGGTCCGGAACCAGTTTGTTCCCGTGGTAGCGGGATCGGCCTTTCGCAACAAGGGGGTCCAGAGTCTTTTGGATGCGATTGTTGATTACCTGCCCAGCCCGTTAGACATTGATCCGGCGCGGGGCCAGCATCCGGAAACGGGGGAAGAGGTTTGTGTGTATCCGGATGATCGTGGGCCGTTTTGTGGGATTGCCTTTAAGATATGGACGGATCCCTTTGTTGGGAAGCTGGTTTACTGCCGGGTGTATAGCGGGCATTTGGAGCGGGGGGATACGGTCTACAATCCCCGGACTCGAAAACGGGAACGAGTTTCCCGGATTCTGCAGACGCAAGCGGATAAGCGTGAGGATATTGCGGAAATTTTTTCGGGCGATATCGCTGCTTTGGTTGGGGTGCGGGAGGTGACCACGGGCGATACCCTGGTGGAAGAGAACTTTGAGGTGATTCTCGAGCCGCCGAGTTTCCCGGAGCCGGTTCTTTCGATGGCGGTGGAACCGAAAACCAAAGCGGACCGAGAAAAGATGGTGGCAGGGCTTCAGCGCCTGATGGAGGAAGATCCGACGTTCCGGGTGGGGACGGATGAGGAAACTGGAGAGGTGATCATTTCTGGGATGGGAGAGCTGCACCTGGAGATTATCCGGGATCGACTCCTTCGGGAGTTCGGTGTTCCGACCAACGCGGGAGCTCCTCAAATTGCTTACCGGGAAACGATTACCCGAAAATCGGGAGGGGAAGGCAAGCTCATCAAGCAAACGGGTGGTCGTGGGCAGTATGGGCATGTGATTTTGGAAGTGGAGCCTTTGCCGCGGGGCAAAGGAATTGAAATGGAAAGCAAGGTGGTGGGGGGAAATATTCCCAAGGAATATATCCCGGCTTGCTACAAGGGGATTCAAGAGGCGCTGCAATCAGGGGTCGTTCTTGGGAGTCCGGTAACGGATCTTAAGGTTACCATCCTGGACGGTTCCTACCACGAGGTGGATTCGAGCGAGTTGGCCTTTAAGATGGCGGCCATCTTTGCGGTGAAAGACGCGTTAAAGAAAGCCAGCCCGATCGTTTTGGAACCGATTATGAAGGTAGAGGTGACCACACCGAACGAGTTTCAAGGTGATATTTTGGGCGATTTAACGCGTCGAAGGGGTCGGATTTTGCATGTTGAAACCAAGCCGACCGGGTCGGTGATTTTGGCTGAGGTTCCCTTGGCCGAAATGTTCGGGTATGTGAACGACCTGCGTTCCATGTCCAAGGGAAGAGCGTCCTATTCGATGGAACCCTGTCGGTTTGAAGAGGTTCCTGCGTCGATCGTGGCGGCACTGACCAAACAGGGAAAGGGTTAA
- the rpsL gene encoding 30S ribosomal protein S12 yields the protein MPTINQLVRKGREKLLKRTRSPALDGCPQRRGVCIQVMTRTPKKPNSALRKVAKVRLTNGKEVIAYIPGEGHNLQEHSIVLVRGGRVKDLPGVRYHIVRGALDAAGAVGPSNTNKMNRMVSRSKYGVKRPKEKAQALAAEGKKKK from the coding sequence ATGCCTACCATCAACCAGCTGGTACGCAAGGGGAGGGAGAAGCTCTTAAAAAGGACGCGTTCTCCGGCTCTGGACGGCTGTCCCCAGAGGCGAGGGGTTTGTATCCAGGTCATGACCCGGACCCCGAAAAAGCCCAATTCGGCCCTTCGCAAGGTGGCCAAGGTGCGCCTGACCAATGGGAAGGAAGTCATTGCCTATATTCCTGGCGAGGGACACAACCTCCAGGAGCATTCGATTGTGCTCGTTCGCGGGGGCCGAGTGAAGGACCTTCCGGGTGTCCGGTACCACATCGTTCGTGGGGCACTGGACGCTGCTGGGGCAGTGGGTCCTAGTAATACCAATAAGATGAACCGGATGGTTTCACGAAGTAAATACGGTGTGAAAAGGCCAAAGGAAAAAGCTCAAGCGCTGGCTGCGGAAGGGAAAAAGAAGAAGTGA
- the purS gene encoding phosphoribosylformylglycinamidine synthase subunit PurS, whose product MRVVVLPKKELLDPQGEAIQRALHTLGFSEIRSVRVGKCIEVEFAQGNKEECHRRLQQACQELLVNPIIEEYVLEEPIAQA is encoded by the coding sequence ATGCGCGTCGTCGTTCTTCCGAAAAAAGAACTTTTGGATCCCCAAGGGGAAGCTATCCAGCGAGCCCTTCACACGCTGGGTTTTTCCGAAATCCGTTCCGTACGGGTCGGCAAATGCATCGAGGTAGAGTTTGCTCAAGGGAACAAGGAGGAGTGCCACAGGAGGCTCCAGCAGGCTTGCCAGGAACTTTTGGTCAACCCGATCATCGAGGAATACGTTTTGGAAGAGCCTATCGCCCAGGCTTAA
- the purQ gene encoding phosphoribosylformylglycinamidine synthase subunit PurQ has translation MRWGIVRFPGSNCDRDCYYALGAILSQDVFYLWHEEEDLHGADAVILPGGFSYGDYLRCGAIARFSPILKSVIRAAEEGKLVLGICNGFQILCEARLLPGALLPNVGLRFRCRPVWLRVENTRTPFSCLYSPGEVIRMPIAHGQGRYYVGPALLEELRAQRQILFRYCAPSGEVSESWNPNGSVDAIAGVCNASGNVAGLMPHPERACEELLGSEDGRKLFASMIEWWRRQPTREAALMEKEALLGGGQTVGGSQSRGGR, from the coding sequence ATGCGATGGGGCATCGTGCGGTTTCCGGGATCCAACTGCGACCGGGATTGTTACTATGCGTTAGGAGCGATTCTTTCCCAGGACGTTTTCTACCTGTGGCATGAAGAGGAAGATCTTCACGGGGCCGATGCAGTCATTTTGCCCGGGGGATTTTCTTACGGAGATTACCTTCGATGCGGCGCAATCGCCCGGTTTTCCCCGATCCTAAAGAGCGTGATTCGGGCGGCCGAAGAAGGGAAGCTTGTCTTAGGGATTTGCAATGGTTTCCAAATCCTTTGTGAAGCCCGCCTTCTCCCAGGCGCCCTCCTTCCCAATGTAGGACTGCGCTTTCGTTGCCGGCCTGTCTGGTTGCGGGTCGAAAATACTCGCACACCCTTTAGCTGTCTTTACTCCCCGGGGGAAGTGATTCGGATGCCGATCGCTCATGGCCAGGGGAGGTATTACGTTGGGCCAGCCCTCTTAGAGGAGCTTCGTGCACAACGGCAGATTCTCTTTCGGTACTGTGCTCCTTCCGGCGAAGTCTCGGAGAGCTGGAATCCCAATGGTTCCGTGGATGCGATTGCGGGGGTTTGCAACGCTTCGGGGAATGTAGCCGGTCTTATGCCTCATCCGGAACGCGCTTGTGAGGAGCTTTTGGGTTCTGAGGACGGGCGCAAGCTTTTCGCTTCCATGATAGAATGGTGGAGACGACAGCCAACCCGTGAAGCTGCCCTCATGGAGAAGGAAGCCCTTTTGGGGGGCGGGCAAACGGTCGGTGGATCTCAAAGTCGGGGTGGGCGGTAA
- a CDS encoding glycogen/starch/alpha-glucan phosphorylase produces MVYTPFPSIRAGRPPTPSALREAIELHLKYDLAKQPSNATLRDWWYATCLVTRDLMVERRLETFQTQEYHRARRVYYLSMEYLMGRLLLHNLACLGITEECRQALQELGLELERIAEVEREMGLGNGGLGRLASCILDSLATLDYPAVGYGILYQFGLFHQEIVQGYQVERPDEWRELGHPWEISRPELAQKVSLYGELKRSGLPTDPAQWIATTEVVGIPVDILLPGYGTQTVNFLRLWMSRSSRELDLEAFNRGGYFEAVREKTFCESISKVLYPNDKTEAGKELRLVQQYFFVACSLRDILRRFWRENTRWEDFPKKVVIHLNDTHPSLAIVELMRILVDEQELPWDRAWELVSETFSYTNHTLMPEGLEKWPVPLLQKVLPRHLEILYALNHRLMEWAEKRFPGDGDKKTTLSLIEETTPKSVRMANLAVMASRTVNGVSRLHSELLRSRFFAPFAELWPDKFTSVTNGISPRTFLLMANPRLAGLLNRAVGGEWVRDLEKLRGLEELAEDSGFQAAYLAVKEANKVELSNWLLQRGLGSVDPHSLFDVQAKRIHEYKRQHLNLLRIVALYLVLRERPQLNVPPRVFVFAGKAAPGYDVAKRIIKAIHAVAARVNSDPVVKNKLQVLFVPNYSVDVACRLIAAADLSEQISTAGTEASGTGNMKFALNGALTIGTLDGANVEIREEVGEENFFSFGHTVEELQELRRKGYQPKEWYEKDPLLRRAIDWLFSQECLGNESPQALEPLRKALFEEGDRFFVLADFRPYWERQQEVDVAFFNRRRWAKMAILNTARMGRFSSDRVAREYATRLWRLSPLACANREKR; encoded by the coding sequence ATGGTTTACACTCCCTTTCCATCCATCAGGGCCGGAAGACCTCCTACGCCATCGGCTCTCCGGGAAGCCATTGAGCTTCACCTCAAATACGACCTAGCCAAGCAACCTTCCAACGCGACGTTGCGGGATTGGTGGTACGCTACGTGCCTTGTTACTCGTGACCTCATGGTGGAACGACGCTTAGAAACCTTTCAAACCCAGGAATACCACCGAGCTCGGCGTGTTTATTACTTGTCCATGGAGTATCTCATGGGACGGCTTCTCCTTCACAATCTTGCTTGCCTAGGGATTACCGAAGAGTGCCGGCAAGCCTTGCAGGAACTGGGACTTGAGCTGGAAAGAATCGCTGAGGTTGAGCGAGAAATGGGTCTGGGGAACGGGGGGCTTGGGAGATTAGCCAGCTGTATTTTAGACTCGCTCGCCACCCTTGATTACCCGGCCGTCGGCTATGGGATTCTCTACCAGTTTGGCCTCTTCCATCAAGAAATCGTCCAGGGATACCAAGTAGAACGTCCCGACGAGTGGCGAGAGCTGGGGCATCCCTGGGAGATTTCTCGACCAGAACTTGCCCAAAAAGTTTCCCTGTACGGGGAACTCAAACGCTCCGGTTTGCCCACCGACCCTGCCCAGTGGATTGCAACAACCGAAGTCGTAGGCATTCCCGTCGATATCCTTTTGCCGGGTTATGGAACTCAAACCGTCAATTTCTTGCGCCTGTGGATGTCTCGTTCTTCTCGAGAGCTGGATTTGGAAGCTTTCAACCGGGGAGGATACTTTGAGGCCGTTCGCGAAAAAACGTTCTGCGAATCGATTTCCAAGGTCCTCTATCCCAATGACAAGACCGAGGCGGGGAAAGAATTGCGTCTCGTCCAGCAGTACTTTTTCGTTGCGTGCTCGCTTCGGGACATCCTGCGCCGTTTTTGGAGGGAAAATACGCGTTGGGAGGATTTCCCGAAGAAAGTCGTGATTCACCTCAATGATACCCATCCGTCGCTGGCCATTGTGGAGCTTATGCGCATCCTCGTGGATGAACAAGAGCTCCCTTGGGATCGAGCCTGGGAGCTTGTTTCAGAAACCTTTTCCTACACCAATCACACGCTTATGCCGGAGGGATTGGAAAAGTGGCCCGTGCCCCTGTTGCAGAAAGTCCTTCCCCGGCATCTGGAGATCCTCTACGCCTTGAACCACCGGCTCATGGAGTGGGCCGAGAAACGTTTCCCCGGTGACGGGGACAAAAAAACGACACTTTCCCTTATTGAAGAAACCACGCCTAAGAGCGTGCGGATGGCCAACCTTGCGGTTATGGCCAGCCGGACCGTTAATGGTGTCTCCCGTCTCCATTCTGAACTTTTGCGTTCTCGGTTTTTTGCCCCTTTTGCGGAACTTTGGCCGGATAAGTTTACAAGCGTTACCAACGGGATTTCTCCACGAACCTTTCTTTTGATGGCCAACCCGCGGCTGGCCGGGCTTCTCAACCGTGCGGTAGGGGGAGAGTGGGTTCGGGATCTTGAGAAGCTCCGCGGATTGGAAGAGCTCGCGGAGGATTCCGGCTTTCAAGCCGCCTACCTTGCTGTCAAAGAAGCCAACAAGGTGGAACTATCCAATTGGCTTCTGCAGCGGGGACTGGGAAGTGTAGATCCACACTCCCTTTTCGATGTACAGGCCAAAAGGATTCATGAGTACAAACGGCAGCACTTAAACCTTTTGCGCATTGTAGCTCTCTATCTTGTGTTACGGGAGCGGCCGCAACTCAACGTCCCGCCCAGGGTCTTTGTTTTTGCAGGCAAGGCAGCTCCCGGGTACGACGTCGCCAAGCGAATCATCAAAGCAATCCACGCCGTGGCCGCGCGAGTCAATTCGGATCCTGTGGTGAAAAACAAGTTGCAAGTTCTCTTTGTGCCCAATTACTCGGTAGACGTGGCTTGTCGGCTGATCGCCGCGGCGGATCTCTCCGAACAGATCTCTACGGCAGGCACCGAGGCCTCTGGGACGGGAAACATGAAGTTTGCCTTAAACGGGGCTCTGACGATCGGGACGTTGGATGGAGCCAATGTTGAAATCCGGGAAGAGGTGGGAGAGGAAAATTTCTTTTCTTTCGGGCATACCGTCGAAGAGCTCCAAGAGCTTCGTCGGAAAGGATACCAGCCGAAAGAGTGGTATGAAAAGGATCCTCTCCTTCGAAGAGCCATTGACTGGCTCTTTTCCCAGGAGTGTCTAGGGAATGAATCCCCCCAGGCTTTAGAGCCGCTCCGCAAAGCGCTTTTCGAGGAAGGAGATCGCTTCTTTGTGTTGGCCGATTTTCGCCCTTACTGGGAACGCCAGCAAGAGGTGGATGTCGCCTTTTTTAACCGGCGCCGCTGGGCGAAAATGGCAATCCTTAACACGGCTCGCATGGGCCGTTTTTCGAGCGACCGGGTGGCAAGGGAGTATGCGACCCGACTCTGGCGACTTAGCCCATTAGCTTGTGCCAACCGGGAGAAAAGATAG